The following are encoded in a window of Oncorhynchus masou masou isolate Uvic2021 chromosome 17, UVic_Omas_1.1, whole genome shotgun sequence genomic DNA:
- the LOC135558291 gene encoding V-type proton ATPase subunit H isoform X2, with product MDIRGAVDAAVPTNIIAAKAAEVRANKVNWQSYLQGQMISAEDCEFIKKFEVAHSEEKQIILTNEGHQCAKTFLNLMAHISKEQTVQYILTLIDDTLQENHQRVNIFFDYSKKTKNTAWSYFLPMLNRQDLFTVHMAARIIAKLAAWGRDLMEGSDLNYYFNWIKTQLSSQSSQYVQCVAGCLQLMLRVNEYRFAWVEADGVNCITAVLSNKCGFQLQYQMGFCVWLLAFNSQLCEQLRRYNVVPALSDILQESVKEKVTRIILAAFRNLLEKSADRETRQEYALAMIQCKVLKQLENLDQQKYDDEDITEDIKFLLESLGESVQDLSSFDEYSSELKSGRLEWSPVHKSEKFWRENAVRLNEKNYELLKILTRLLEVSDDPQVIAVAAHDVGEYVRHYPRGKRVIEQLGGKQLVMNHMHHDDQLVRYNALLAVQKLMVHNWEYLGKQLQSSDQQQQPAVATRS from the exons ATGGATATCCGCGGGGCGGTGGACGCTGCAGTGCCCACCAACATCATTGCTGCCAAGGCAGCTGAAGTCCGAGCCAACAAGGTCAACTGGCAGTCATACCTGCA GGGTCAGATGATTTCTGCCGAGGACTGTGAGTTCATTAAGAAGTTTGAAGTGGCTCATTCTGAGGAGAAACAGATCATCCTCACCAACGAAGGACAtcag TGTGCCAAGACGTTCCTGAACCTGATGGCTCACATCTCTAAGGAGCAGACTGTCCAGTACATCCTCACTCTGATAGATGATACCCTGCAG GAGAATCACCAGAGGGTGAACATCTTCTTCGACTACTCCAAAAAGACCAAGAACACCGCCTGGTCCTACTTTCTGCCCATGCTCAATCGCCAGGACCTGTTCACCGTCCACATG GCGGCCAGGATCATCGCTAAGCTAGCAGCCTGGGGTCGTGACCTGATGGAGGGAAGTGACCTCAACTACTACTTCAACTGGATCAAGACCCAGCTCAGCTCCCAG AGCTCTCAGTATGTGCAGTGTGTTGCAGGCTGTCTCCAGCTGATGTTGAGGGTGAATGAGTACAGGTTTGCCTGGGTGGAGGCTGACGGGGTCAACTG caTCACGGCTGTGCTCAGTAACAAGTGTGGTTTCCAGCTGCAGTACcagatggggttttgtgtgtggcTGCTGGCCTTCAACTCTCAGCTCTGTGAGCAGCTACGCCGTTACAACGTGGTGCCGGCCCTGTCTGACATCCTGCAGGAGTCTGTCAAGGAGAAGGTCACGCGCATCATCCTGGCTGCCTTCAGG AACCTGTTGGAGAAGTCAGCGGATAGGGAGACCCGTCAGGAGTATGCTCTGGCCATGATCCAGTGTAAGGTTCTGAAGCAGCTGGAAAATCTGGACCAGCAGAAGTATGACGATGAGGACATTACGGAAGACATCAAGTTCCTGCTGGAGAGTCTGGGAGagagcgttcaggacctcag TTCGTTTGATGAGTACAGCTCAGAGCTGAAGTCGGGTCGCCTGGAGTGGAGCCCGGTCCACAAATCAGAGAAGTTCTGGCGTGAGAACGCTGTTCGCCTCAACGAGAAGAACTACGAACTCCTCAA GATCCTTACTCGGCTGTTGGAGGTATCTGATGACCCTCAGGTTATTGCTGTAGCTGCTCATGATGTTGGAGAATACGTCAGACACTACCCTCGGGGGAAACG GGTGATAGAGCAGCTTGGAGGTAAACAGCTGGTGATGAACCACATGCACCATGACGATCAGCTGGTCCGCTACAACGCCCTGCTGGCCGTGCAGAAACTCATGGTCCACAACTG
- the LOC135558291 gene encoding V-type proton ATPase subunit H isoform X1 — MDIRGAVDAAVPTNIIAAKAAEVRANKVNWQSYLQGQMISAEDCEFIKKFEVAHSEEKQIILTNEGHQCAKTFLNLMAHISKEQTVQYILTLIDDTLQENHQRVNIFFDYSKKTKNTAWSYFLPMLNRQDLFTVHMAARIIAKLAAWGRDLMEGSDLNYYFNWIKTQLSSQKLHGTGPDSSGQGTISPSESSQYVQCVAGCLQLMLRVNEYRFAWVEADGVNCITAVLSNKCGFQLQYQMGFCVWLLAFNSQLCEQLRRYNVVPALSDILQESVKEKVTRIILAAFRNLLEKSADRETRQEYALAMIQCKVLKQLENLDQQKYDDEDITEDIKFLLESLGESVQDLSSFDEYSSELKSGRLEWSPVHKSEKFWRENAVRLNEKNYELLKILTRLLEVSDDPQVIAVAAHDVGEYVRHYPRGKRVIEQLGGKQLVMNHMHHDDQLVRYNALLAVQKLMVHNWEYLGKQLQSSDQQQQPAVATRS, encoded by the exons ATGGATATCCGCGGGGCGGTGGACGCTGCAGTGCCCACCAACATCATTGCTGCCAAGGCAGCTGAAGTCCGAGCCAACAAGGTCAACTGGCAGTCATACCTGCA GGGTCAGATGATTTCTGCCGAGGACTGTGAGTTCATTAAGAAGTTTGAAGTGGCTCATTCTGAGGAGAAACAGATCATCCTCACCAACGAAGGACAtcag TGTGCCAAGACGTTCCTGAACCTGATGGCTCACATCTCTAAGGAGCAGACTGTCCAGTACATCCTCACTCTGATAGATGATACCCTGCAG GAGAATCACCAGAGGGTGAACATCTTCTTCGACTACTCCAAAAAGACCAAGAACACCGCCTGGTCCTACTTTCTGCCCATGCTCAATCGCCAGGACCTGTTCACCGTCCACATG GCGGCCAGGATCATCGCTAAGCTAGCAGCCTGGGGTCGTGACCTGATGGAGGGAAGTGACCTCAACTACTACTTCAACTGGATCAAGACCCAGCTCAGCTCCCAG AAGCTTCATGGTACAGGTCCAGATTCCTCAGGACAAGGCACTATATCCCCCAGTGAA AGCTCTCAGTATGTGCAGTGTGTTGCAGGCTGTCTCCAGCTGATGTTGAGGGTGAATGAGTACAGGTTTGCCTGGGTGGAGGCTGACGGGGTCAACTG caTCACGGCTGTGCTCAGTAACAAGTGTGGTTTCCAGCTGCAGTACcagatggggttttgtgtgtggcTGCTGGCCTTCAACTCTCAGCTCTGTGAGCAGCTACGCCGTTACAACGTGGTGCCGGCCCTGTCTGACATCCTGCAGGAGTCTGTCAAGGAGAAGGTCACGCGCATCATCCTGGCTGCCTTCAGG AACCTGTTGGAGAAGTCAGCGGATAGGGAGACCCGTCAGGAGTATGCTCTGGCCATGATCCAGTGTAAGGTTCTGAAGCAGCTGGAAAATCTGGACCAGCAGAAGTATGACGATGAGGACATTACGGAAGACATCAAGTTCCTGCTGGAGAGTCTGGGAGagagcgttcaggacctcag TTCGTTTGATGAGTACAGCTCAGAGCTGAAGTCGGGTCGCCTGGAGTGGAGCCCGGTCCACAAATCAGAGAAGTTCTGGCGTGAGAACGCTGTTCGCCTCAACGAGAAGAACTACGAACTCCTCAA GATCCTTACTCGGCTGTTGGAGGTATCTGATGACCCTCAGGTTATTGCTGTAGCTGCTCATGATGTTGGAGAATACGTCAGACACTACCCTCGGGGGAAACG GGTGATAGAGCAGCTTGGAGGTAAACAGCTGGTGATGAACCACATGCACCATGACGATCAGCTGGTCCGCTACAACGCCCTGCTGGCCGTGCAGAAACTCATGGTCCACAACTG